One genomic segment of Rivularia sp. PCC 7116 includes these proteins:
- the psbE gene encoding cytochrome b559 subunit alpha, producing MSGTTGERPFSDIITSIRYWVIHSITIPALFIAGWLFVSTGLAYDAFGTPRPDTYFTQERQEVPLVNDRFEAKNQVDVFTGN from the coding sequence ATGAGTGGAACTACCGGAGAACGTCCGTTTTCAGACATTATTACTAGTATTCGTTACTGGGTAATCCACAGCATCACAATTCCTGCGTTATTTATTGCAGGCTGGTTGTTTGTAAGCACCGGATTAGCATACGATGCATTTGGTACCCCTCGTCCAGATACCTATTTCACCCAGGAAAGGCAAGAAGTGCCATTAGTGAACGATCGTTTTGAAGCTAAAAATCAAGTTGACGTATTTACTGGAAACTAG